The following proteins are encoded in a genomic region of Hymenobacter siberiensis:
- a CDS encoding dienelactone hydrolase family protein, with protein sequence MKKFLTLGAALFSLSFSASAQQMASCCARPAGNLSASATEVFAKLAADKDFSGGHDAPLPYEFKGEGKMIEFKTPDGSTGKGFEIKSAKPSNKYLFVIHEWWGLNDYIKKEAATFAAEMPGVNVIAVDLYDGKIATTPEEAGKYMGEVKTDRATAILKGVEMYAGPKAQLASIGWCFGGGWSLQEALLGGKQTVGCVMYYGMPEKDVTKLKTLNTDVLGIFASQDKWINPEVVGQFKKDMVAAGKSVTIESYDADHAFANPSNPKFNKEYAAKAHGQALNYLRGRFKLKA encoded by the coding sequence ATGAAAAAGTTTCTTACCCTCGGTGCGGCGCTGTTCAGCCTCTCGTTCTCGGCTTCGGCCCAACAGATGGCCAGCTGCTGCGCCCGCCCAGCCGGCAACCTCTCGGCTTCGGCCACCGAGGTTTTCGCCAAACTCGCCGCCGATAAGGATTTTTCGGGCGGCCACGACGCGCCCCTGCCCTACGAATTCAAAGGCGAAGGCAAAATGATTGAGTTCAAAACCCCCGATGGCAGCACCGGCAAGGGCTTCGAAATCAAGAGCGCCAAGCCCTCCAACAAGTACCTGTTCGTAATTCACGAGTGGTGGGGCCTGAACGATTACATCAAGAAGGAAGCCGCCACTTTCGCCGCCGAAATGCCCGGTGTCAACGTCATCGCCGTCGACCTCTACGATGGTAAAATTGCCACCACGCCCGAGGAAGCCGGCAAATATATGGGCGAGGTGAAAACCGACCGCGCCACGGCCATCCTCAAAGGGGTGGAAATGTACGCTGGCCCCAAGGCCCAATTGGCCAGCATCGGCTGGTGCTTCGGCGGCGGCTGGAGCCTGCAGGAAGCCCTGCTCGGCGGCAAGCAGACCGTGGGCTGCGTGATGTACTACGGCATGCCCGAAAAGGACGTGACCAAGCTCAAAACCCTGAACACCGACGTGCTGGGCATCTTCGCCAGCCAGGATAAGTGGATTAACCCCGAGGTGGTGGGCCAGTTCAAGAAGGACATGGTGGCCGCCGGCAAAAGCGTCACCATCGAAAGCTACGATGCCGACCACGCCTTCGCCAACCCGTCCAACCCCAAATTCAACAAGGAATACGCTGCCAAAGCCCACGGCCAGGCGCTGAACTACCTGCGCGGCCGCTTCAAGCTGAAAGCTTAA
- a CDS encoding Mpo1 family 2-hydroxy fatty acid dioxygenase gives MAPLTALLSEYGESHQNSTNKLVHWVCVPLIMFSLIGLLWSILVPDFVQRISPWLNWGTLVMALALLYYVRLSGRLTLGIVLVWVTMALALRVVAGAAVLPLWSICLIIFALAWVGQFWGHKVEGKKPSFLKDLQFLLIGPLWLLHFVYRRLGWRY, from the coding sequence ATGGCCCCGCTCACCGCCCTGCTGTCCGAATACGGCGAAAGCCACCAAAACTCCACCAACAAGCTGGTGCACTGGGTGTGCGTACCGCTGATTATGTTCTCACTCATCGGCCTGCTTTGGTCCATTCTCGTACCCGATTTCGTGCAGCGCATCAGCCCGTGGCTGAACTGGGGCACGCTGGTCATGGCCCTGGCCCTGCTCTACTACGTGCGGCTGAGCGGGCGGCTGACCCTGGGCATAGTGCTGGTGTGGGTGACCATGGCGCTGGCCCTGCGGGTGGTGGCGGGTGCGGCGGTGCTGCCGCTGTGGTCTATTTGCCTCATCATTTTCGCGCTGGCCTGGGTGGGCCAGTTCTGGGGCCACAAGGTGGAGGGCAAGAAACCCAGCTTCCTCAAGGACCTGCAGTTTCTGCTTATCGGGCCGCTGTGGCTGCTGCATTTCGTGTACCGCCGGCTGGGCTGGAGGTATTAA
- the trpA gene encoding tryptophan synthase subunit alpha, whose translation MNRIANAFASKTNLLNTYFTAGYPSLHDTIPLAKALVEAGADILEIGMPFSDPLADGPVIQGSSSVALANGMSIPVLFEQLQGLRAAVPETPVFLMGYLNPVMQFGVEEFCRQAAAVGVDGVILPDLPLAEYEEFYLETFKKHGLKAVFLITPQTSAERIRHLDSLSDAFLYLVSGPGTTGGTTQPDAVTQAQYFERITALKLRNPRLIGFGIADKAGFDRACEHAEGAIIGSALIRALEDVDDAPAAAGRFVRGIKA comes from the coding sequence ATGAACCGAATAGCCAACGCCTTCGCGAGCAAAACCAACCTGCTCAATACCTATTTCACCGCCGGCTACCCCAGCCTGCACGACACTATTCCGCTGGCCAAAGCCCTGGTTGAGGCCGGGGCCGACATCCTCGAAATCGGGATGCCGTTCTCCGACCCGCTGGCCGATGGCCCGGTCATCCAGGGCAGCAGCTCGGTGGCGCTGGCTAATGGCATGAGCATCCCTGTGCTGTTCGAGCAGTTGCAGGGCTTGCGCGCCGCCGTGCCCGAAACGCCGGTATTTCTCATGGGCTACCTCAACCCGGTGATGCAGTTTGGGGTGGAAGAGTTCTGCCGCCAGGCGGCCGCCGTGGGCGTCGATGGCGTCATTCTGCCCGACCTGCCGCTTGCTGAGTACGAAGAGTTCTACCTGGAAACCTTCAAAAAGCACGGCCTGAAAGCAGTTTTCCTCATCACGCCGCAAACTTCAGCGGAACGGATTCGCCACCTCGATAGCCTCTCCGACGCCTTCCTCTACCTCGTGTCGGGCCCTGGCACCACCGGCGGCACTACCCAGCCCGATGCCGTGACCCAGGCCCAGTATTTCGAGCGCATTACCGCGCTGAAGCTGCGCAACCCCCGCCTCATTGGCTTCGGCATTGCCGATAAAGCTGGTTTCGACCGCGCCTGCGAGCATGCTGAGGGGGCCATCATCGGCTCGGCCCTCATCCGCGCGCTGGAGGATGTGGACGATGCGCCGGCCGCCGCCGGGCGCTTTGTGCGGGGCATTAAGGCGTAA
- a CDS encoding ABC1 kinase family protein translates to MDEPQTSLPTTKVARAARFAKTGFNVGTNYIKHYAKKAVGAESTTESLHAANAAELYGTLSEMKGSVLKVAQMLAMEKNMLPTAYADQFAKAQYSTPPLSGPLVTKAFRDAFGKSPYQLFDAFEPEARQAASIGQVHFARKDGKELAVKVQYPGVADSIKSDIRLVKPIALRVMGLNEAQVRPYLEEVETRLLEETDYKLELRRGQEIAAKCQELHNLEFATYYPEFSTARILTMDWLPGQHLKEFLATNPSQEIRNQIGQALWDFYQFQFNELHQLHADPHPGNFLMRADNGGTLGVLDFGCVKDVPMDVYQLFKDLLAAETFTDENRLAALLTQGGVLRATDAPAMRALYMRTMRVSLELVGRPFRQATFDFGDPAYMAALYALGDDLMADPELRKQREPRGSEHFIYLNRTYVGLFALLTELGASIQTGIM, encoded by the coding sequence ATGGACGAACCCCAAACCTCCCTGCCGACCACCAAAGTGGCCCGTGCTGCCCGCTTTGCCAAAACCGGCTTCAATGTGGGCACCAACTACATTAAGCACTACGCCAAAAAGGCCGTTGGCGCAGAGTCGACCACCGAAAGCCTGCACGCCGCCAATGCCGCCGAGCTCTACGGCACGCTAAGCGAGATGAAGGGCTCCGTTCTGAAAGTGGCCCAGATGCTAGCTATGGAGAAAAACATGCTGCCCACGGCCTACGCCGACCAGTTTGCCAAAGCCCAGTATTCGACCCCGCCCCTCTCCGGCCCGCTGGTAACCAAGGCTTTCCGCGATGCTTTTGGGAAGTCGCCTTACCAATTATTCGATGCGTTTGAGCCCGAGGCGCGGCAGGCGGCCAGCATCGGGCAGGTGCACTTTGCCCGCAAGGATGGGAAGGAGCTGGCTGTGAAGGTGCAATACCCCGGCGTGGCCGACAGCATCAAGTCCGATATCCGCCTCGTTAAGCCCATTGCCCTGCGCGTGATGGGCCTGAACGAAGCTCAGGTGCGTCCCTACCTGGAGGAAGTAGAAACGCGCCTGCTCGAAGAAACCGACTACAAGCTGGAGCTGCGGCGCGGCCAGGAAATCGCCGCCAAATGCCAGGAATTACACAACCTGGAGTTCGCGACCTACTATCCGGAGTTCTCCACGGCCCGCATTCTGACCATGGACTGGCTCCCCGGCCAGCACCTGAAGGAGTTTCTGGCCACCAACCCATCGCAGGAAATCCGCAACCAAATCGGCCAGGCGCTGTGGGATTTCTACCAGTTTCAGTTCAACGAGCTGCACCAGCTGCACGCCGACCCGCACCCCGGCAATTTCCTGATGCGAGCCGACAACGGCGGCACCCTCGGCGTACTCGATTTCGGCTGCGTGAAAGACGTGCCGATGGACGTGTACCAGCTGTTCAAAGACCTGCTGGCCGCCGAAACCTTTACTGACGAAAACCGCCTCGCCGCCCTGCTCACTCAAGGCGGCGTGCTTCGCGCCACCGATGCCCCGGCCATGCGGGCGCTGTATATGCGCACCATGCGCGTGTCGCTGGAGCTTGTGGGCCGCCCCTTCCGTCAGGCCACTTTCGATTTCGGCGACCCCGCCTACATGGCCGCCCTCTACGCCCTCGGCGACGACCTGATGGCCGACCCCGAGCTGCGCAAGCAGCGCGAGCCACGCGGCTCCGAGCACTTCATATACCTGAACCGGACTTACGTGGGGCTGTTTGCGCTGCTCACGGAGTTGGGCGCTTCAATTCAGACCGGTATCATGTAG
- the aroF gene encoding 3-deoxy-7-phosphoheptulonate synthase, translating into MIIQLEKNASVATITEHLKQQGYKATEVTTQHAHYLVAIGKKEFDIRTIGQLPGVRDVHRVSDDYKLVSRKWRVKPTVLDLGDGVSIGGSSLAICAGPCSIESEAQMEKVMDHLVANGVRLMRGGVFKPRSSPYAFRGLGLEGLRDFHRMARARGLKIVTEVMQVSQVEEMYDFVDVFQVGARNTQNFNLLDALGGVDKPVLLKRGISGSIEELLSSAEYVFSGGNEKLILCERGIRTFETASRNTLDLNAVPILKAKSHLPVIVDPSHGIGIREYVPTMALAGVMAGADGIVYETHETPETAASDGAQTLDFDESARLIRNLRRVYQLRQELE; encoded by the coding sequence ATGATAATCCAACTCGAAAAAAATGCCTCGGTAGCCACCATTACCGAGCACCTGAAGCAGCAGGGCTACAAAGCCACCGAAGTCACTACCCAGCACGCCCATTACCTGGTGGCGATTGGGAAGAAGGAGTTCGACATTCGCACCATCGGCCAGCTGCCGGGCGTGCGCGACGTGCACCGCGTGAGCGACGACTACAAGCTCGTGAGCCGCAAATGGCGCGTGAAGCCCACCGTGCTCGACCTCGGCGACGGCGTGAGTATCGGCGGCAGCTCGCTGGCCATCTGCGCCGGCCCGTGCAGCATCGAGAGCGAAGCCCAGATGGAAAAGGTGATGGACCACCTCGTAGCCAACGGCGTGCGCCTGATGCGCGGCGGCGTATTCAAGCCCCGCTCGTCGCCCTATGCCTTTCGCGGTCTGGGCCTCGAAGGCCTGCGCGATTTCCACCGCATGGCCCGGGCGCGCGGTCTCAAAATCGTGACTGAGGTGATGCAGGTATCGCAGGTAGAGGAAATGTACGATTTCGTGGACGTGTTCCAGGTGGGTGCTCGCAACACCCAGAACTTCAACCTGCTCGATGCCTTGGGTGGCGTGGACAAGCCGGTACTGCTGAAGCGGGGTATCTCGGGCTCGATTGAAGAATTGCTGTCCTCAGCCGAATATGTGTTTTCGGGCGGTAACGAGAAGCTTATTCTTTGTGAGCGCGGCATTCGCACGTTTGAAACGGCCAGCCGCAATACGCTGGATTTGAACGCCGTGCCTATTCTCAAAGCCAAGAGCCACCTGCCCGTGATTGTGGACCCCTCACACGGCATCGGCATTCGCGAGTACGTGCCCACGATGGCGCTGGCCGGCGTAATGGCCGGGGCCGACGGCATCGTGTACGAGACGCACGAAACGCCCGAAACCGCCGCTTCGGATGGCGCGCAGACGCTGGATTTCGACGAGTCGGCCCGGCTGATTCGCAACCTGCGGCGCGTGTACCAGCTGCGCCAGGAGCTGGAGTAA
- a CDS encoding phenylalanine-4-hydroxylase — MFTTPNSVSQDQLIWKMLFDRQTALLHRRAAPAFSQGLARLGLRREAIPDIRELSAVVEAETGWQLAPVGRPFEPAAFFALLAERKFPIVTRIRSMQAFDFSPEPDLFHDLFGHVPMLLDEGLANFLHELGQAYIAQPAGSPAREQLWALYFFTAEFGMVQHEGKPCLYGAGLLSSAGEIHHCVNEFTPRPAFDLATVLGTPVTGARYQNQYFMLPVWEQLTECVEELAGMLAGVR, encoded by the coding sequence ATGTTTACCACGCCCAACTCCGTCAGCCAGGACCAACTCATTTGGAAAATGTTGTTTGACCGCCAGACCGCGCTGCTGCACCGGCGGGCGGCCCCGGCTTTCAGCCAGGGCCTGGCCCGGTTGGGTTTGCGGCGCGAGGCCATCCCCGATATCCGGGAGCTGAGCGCCGTGGTGGAGGCCGAAACCGGCTGGCAGCTGGCCCCGGTGGGCCGGCCGTTCGAACCGGCCGCATTTTTCGCCCTCCTGGCCGAGCGGAAGTTCCCGATTGTGACGCGCATCCGGTCCATGCAGGCGTTCGATTTCAGTCCCGAGCCCGACTTGTTCCACGATTTGTTCGGGCATGTGCCCATGCTGCTCGATGAGGGCCTGGCCAACTTTCTGCACGAGTTGGGGCAAGCGTACATAGCCCAGCCCGCCGGCTCGCCGGCCCGCGAGCAGCTCTGGGCGCTCTACTTCTTCACGGCCGAGTTTGGCATGGTGCAGCACGAGGGCAAGCCGTGCCTCTACGGGGCGGGCCTGCTGTCGTCGGCTGGCGAAATCCACCACTGCGTGAACGAGTTCACCCCGCGCCCGGCCTTCGACCTTGCTACTGTATTGGGCACGCCCGTTACCGGTGCCCGCTACCAGAACCAGTATTTCATGCTGCCCGTCTGGGAGCAGCTGACCGAGTGCGTGGAGGAATTGGCGGGGATGCTGGCTGGAGTGCGGTAG
- a CDS encoding cryptochrome/photolyase family protein produces the protein MKICIFWHRRDLRVHDNAGLAAALASGLPVLPLFIYDKDILDHLPEKADARLTFIFDEVEKLAKETEAAGGTFLARYGTPLAVLEQLVKDFEVAAVHTNEDYEPYATKRDAAVGELLQKHGADFYLYKDQVIFAKEEIMTKSGTVPKVFGAYLKAYTAKLTDELLLPYGSQGDFKRENLHHVSAAKAGERPTLESMGFEPKEQYFPPVQLPAESIVRHYHQTRNTPADEHGTTRESLNLRFGTLSVREVLRQAKALNQKLLAEIIWRDFFMMLLWHFPNTATESYDPKMRHIDYRNNEDEFRAWCEGRTGYPLVDAGMRELNETGYLPNRVRMTVAGFLTKHLFIDWRWGERYFADKLLDYDMANNVGNWQWMAGTGAISAPWFRVYSPESQLEKVDPEMKYVKRWVPEVGTSKYPAPIVEHKFGRERAVEAIRAARIAAS, from the coding sequence ATGAAAATCTGCATTTTCTGGCACCGGCGCGACCTGCGCGTTCACGACAATGCCGGGCTGGCGGCCGCGCTGGCCAGCGGCCTGCCGGTGCTGCCGCTATTCATCTACGACAAGGACATTCTCGACCATCTGCCGGAAAAAGCCGATGCCCGGCTCACCTTCATTTTTGATGAGGTGGAGAAGCTGGCCAAGGAAACCGAAGCGGCGGGCGGCACTTTTCTGGCCCGCTACGGCACGCCGCTGGCGGTGCTGGAGCAACTAGTTAAGGACTTCGAAGTGGCGGCCGTGCACACCAACGAGGACTACGAGCCTTACGCCACGAAGCGCGATGCCGCCGTGGGTGAGCTGCTGCAAAAGCACGGAGCAGATTTCTACTTATACAAGGACCAGGTCATTTTCGCCAAGGAGGAGATTATGACCAAATCGGGCACGGTGCCCAAGGTTTTTGGCGCTTATTTGAAGGCCTACACCGCGAAGCTGACGGATGAGCTGCTGCTGCCCTACGGCTCGCAAGGCGATTTCAAGCGGGAAAATCTGCACCACGTTTCTGCTGCCAAAGCCGGTGAGCGGCCCACGCTGGAAAGCATGGGGTTCGAGCCCAAAGAGCAATACTTCCCGCCGGTGCAGCTGCCGGCGGAAAGCATTGTGCGCCACTACCACCAAACCCGCAATACGCCCGCCGACGAGCACGGCACCACCCGCGAATCGCTGAACCTGCGCTTCGGAACCCTGAGTGTGCGCGAGGTGCTGCGCCAGGCCAAAGCCCTGAATCAAAAGCTGCTGGCCGAAATTATCTGGCGCGACTTTTTTATGATGCTGCTCTGGCATTTCCCCAACACGGCCACCGAGAGCTACGACCCCAAGATGCGGCACATCGACTACCGCAACAACGAGGACGAATTTCGGGCCTGGTGCGAGGGCCGCACCGGCTACCCGCTGGTAGATGCCGGCATGCGCGAGCTCAACGAAACCGGCTACCTACCCAACCGCGTGCGTATGACCGTGGCCGGCTTTCTCACCAAGCACCTTTTCATCGACTGGCGCTGGGGCGAACGGTATTTCGCCGATAAGCTCCTCGACTACGACATGGCCAACAACGTGGGCAACTGGCAGTGGATGGCCGGCACCGGCGCCATCTCGGCCCCCTGGTTCCGGGTGTACAGCCCCGAGAGTCAGCTCGAAAAAGTAGACCCCGAGATGAAGTACGTGAAGCGCTGGGTGCCCGAAGTGGGAACCTCGAAATACCCGGCCCCGATAGTAGAGCACAAGTTTGGGCGCGAGCGGGCTGTGGAGGCCATTCGGGCGGCGCGCATTGCGGCTTCGTAG
- a CDS encoding SDR family NAD(P)-dependent oxidoreductase has product MQFSDKNILIIGASSGIGLATATLLHGLGANLFTASRHQSPELEALQTTHFDYDATQAVDNTFDALPDVLHGVIYCPGSIKLRPFERIPVADFAADFDLNVLGAVRVIQATIKRLKKAEGTASVVLFSTVAADTGMSFHASIATAKAAVEGLTRALAAEYAATGVRVNCIAPSLTNTPLAAALLNSPEKMEAGGKRHPLQRIGQPEDLAYTASFLLSDHSSFVTGQVLAVDGGMGKLK; this is encoded by the coding sequence ATGCAGTTTTCCGACAAAAACATTCTCATCATCGGGGCCTCCTCCGGCATTGGCCTGGCCACGGCCACGTTGCTGCACGGCCTGGGAGCCAACCTATTCACCGCTTCGCGCCACCAGTCGCCCGAGCTGGAAGCCCTGCAAACCACCCATTTCGACTACGATGCCACCCAGGCCGTGGACAACACCTTTGATGCCCTGCCCGACGTGCTGCACGGCGTGATATACTGCCCCGGCAGCATCAAGCTGCGGCCCTTCGAGCGCATTCCGGTGGCCGATTTCGCCGCCGATTTCGACCTGAACGTGCTGGGCGCGGTGCGCGTAATTCAGGCCACCATCAAGCGGCTGAAGAAGGCTGAAGGCACGGCCTCCGTCGTACTATTCAGCACCGTGGCGGCCGATACGGGCATGAGTTTCCACGCCAGTATTGCCACCGCCAAGGCGGCCGTGGAAGGCCTCACCCGCGCCCTGGCCGCCGAGTACGCCGCCACCGGCGTGCGCGTGAACTGCATTGCCCCTTCGCTCACCAACACGCCCCTGGCCGCCGCCCTGCTCAACTCGCCCGAAAAGATGGAAGCCGGTGGCAAGCGCCACCCCTTGCAGCGTATAGGCCAGCCCGAGGATTTGGCCTACACGGCCTCGTTCCTGCTATCGGACCACAGCTCGTTTGTGACCGGCCAGGTGCTGGCCGTGGACGGCGGAATGGGGAAATTGAAGTAA
- a CDS encoding TetR family transcriptional regulator C-terminal domain-containing protein, with the protein MEKDRIKQAYLDFVRNEGHPPQSVFKLTQQLGMAEAEFYQHYPNFESIDREIWADFGRQARETAASEPVWEGYGSREKLLAFYYTLLEILKGNRSYALMSLRRSQHRIPALSPRVLDDFRQDFELFVSDLLRDGRVTGEIANRPLVQEGYPRFFWQQVLFVLGFFAKDDTVNFERTDAAVEKAVTLSFNLVGRNTLDAAVDFVRFLVRR; encoded by the coding sequence ATGGAAAAGGACCGCATCAAACAAGCCTATCTCGACTTCGTGCGCAACGAAGGCCACCCGCCGCAATCGGTGTTCAAGCTCACCCAGCAGCTGGGCATGGCCGAAGCCGAATTCTACCAGCACTACCCCAATTTCGAGTCCATCGACCGCGAGATATGGGCTGATTTCGGCCGGCAGGCGCGCGAAACCGCCGCCTCCGAGCCCGTGTGGGAGGGCTACGGCAGCCGCGAAAAGCTACTGGCCTTCTACTACACGCTGCTCGAAATCCTCAAGGGCAATCGCTCTTACGCCCTGATGAGCCTGCGCCGCTCGCAGCACCGCATCCCGGCGCTATCGCCCCGCGTACTCGACGATTTCCGGCAGGATTTCGAGCTATTCGTGAGCGACTTGCTGCGCGATGGCCGCGTAACGGGCGAAATCGCCAACCGCCCGCTAGTACAGGAGGGCTACCCCCGCTTCTTCTGGCAGCAAGTGCTGTTTGTACTCGGCTTTTTTGCCAAAGACGATACCGTGAACTTCGAGCGCACCGACGCCGCCGTGGAAAAAGCCGTGACCCTGAGCTTCAATTTGGTGGGCCGCAATACGCTGGACGCGGCCGTGGATTTCGTGCGGTTTCTGGTGCGGCGGTAG
- the trpB gene encoding tryptophan synthase subunit beta — protein sequence MTPTISYQKPTARGYYGQFGGAFVPEMLYPNVEELRTQYLEIMAEPDFQIEMQALLRDYVGRPTPLFEAKRLSAKYNTRIFLKREDLCHTGAHKINNTVGQILLAKRLGKTRIIAETGAGQHGVATATVCALMGLPCVVYMGAVDIERQAPNVARMRLLGAEVRRAESGSQTLKDATNEAIRDWIANPIDTHYIIGSVVGPHPYPDLVARLQAVISEEMRKQLLEKTGSELPDFVVACVGGGSNAAGAFYHFLDEPSVRLIAVEAAGHGINSGHSAATSVLGTPGIIHGSRTLLMQDKHGQITEPYSLSAGLDYPGIGPLHAYLGEVGRSEFIAITDDDALAAVSECSRLEGIIPALETAHALAALGQLGAGPDDIVVVNLSGRGDKDLDTYLKNMDKLV from the coding sequence ATGACCCCCACAATCTCCTATCAAAAGCCCACGGCCCGCGGCTACTACGGCCAGTTCGGCGGCGCATTCGTGCCCGAAATGCTTTATCCCAACGTGGAGGAGCTGCGCACGCAATACCTGGAAATCATGGCCGAGCCGGATTTTCAAATCGAGATGCAGGCGCTGCTGCGCGACTACGTGGGTCGGCCCACGCCGTTGTTTGAGGCCAAGCGCTTGTCAGCCAAGTACAACACGCGTATTTTTCTCAAGCGCGAGGACCTTTGCCACACCGGCGCCCACAAAATCAACAACACCGTGGGGCAGATTCTGCTGGCCAAGCGGTTGGGTAAAACGCGCATCATCGCCGAAACCGGGGCCGGGCAGCACGGCGTGGCCACCGCCACCGTGTGCGCCCTGATGGGCCTGCCCTGCGTGGTGTACATGGGCGCGGTCGACATCGAGCGCCAGGCACCCAACGTAGCCCGCATGCGCCTGCTCGGGGCCGAGGTGCGTCGCGCCGAAAGCGGCAGCCAGACCCTGAAAGACGCCACCAACGAGGCCATCCGCGACTGGATTGCCAACCCGATTGATACCCACTACATCATCGGCTCGGTGGTGGGCCCGCACCCGTACCCCGATTTGGTGGCTCGGCTGCAGGCCGTTATCAGCGAAGAGATGCGGAAGCAGCTATTGGAAAAAACCGGCTCCGAGCTGCCCGATTTTGTGGTGGCCTGCGTAGGCGGCGGCTCCAACGCGGCCGGCGCGTTCTACCACTTCCTGGATGAGCCCTCGGTGCGCCTGATTGCGGTGGAAGCGGCCGGACACGGCATCAATTCCGGCCACTCGGCGGCCACGTCGGTGCTGGGCACGCCGGGCATCATCCACGGCAGCCGTACCCTGCTGATGCAGGATAAGCACGGCCAGATTACCGAGCCCTACTCGTTGAGCGCGGGCCTCGACTACCCCGGCATCGGTCCGCTGCACGCCTATTTGGGTGAAGTAGGCCGGTCCGAGTTCATTGCCATCACCGACGACGACGCGCTGGCGGCCGTGAGCGAATGCAGCCGCCTCGAAGGCATCATCCCGGCCCTGGAAACGGCCCACGCGCTGGCTGCCCTTGGCCAGCTGGGGGCGGGCCCGGACGATATAGTGGTGGTGAACCTGTCGGGTCGCGGCGATAAGGACCTCGATACCTACCTCAAGAATATGGATAAGCTCGTTTAA